A single genomic interval of Lucilia cuprina isolate Lc7/37 chromosome 2, ASM2204524v1, whole genome shotgun sequence harbors:
- the LOC111674548 gene encoding tubulin glycylase 3B isoform X5, whose protein sequence is MLNSSMKLSSSFDTSGRLVHNQNSVITPMVTVKHQDSMIIPPKTLSSMYRAKVIDAYRNRRIFTIFGNYNTIRRSLLKRGWLEKLAPGRHNKLQGLSEEVLLQHARRGNDYEAVAISKIINHLPAFFVWQPKAQRDLYMDVHPYRNRIRRTHAMDFSTKVGLIGCAEQQHWFHQDGVAGMLYPRFFRLGANQEEQMAFTDEFRITQCASLLRYLLRHLENHKDIIDYEKGTICPTIVHFALARVKRQLDDWDNIGLLDIEQSQVPEEEWNSFLDDSSKVINGKQKIKCTYRELTEFIKTSTNLLTRMEEKHPDRKWDGYKNLWILKPGYQSRGLGIVIRNSLNEILSWCTNHTNRRYIVQKYIEQPLLIYRTKFDIRQYMLVFIRESTVQIWLYTDCYLRFSSQEYSIDDLRECIHLTNNSVQKKYKNKSNRDPKLPKQNMWSLEQFKAYLKTQNVPEDTWNKRVYSGFRENLIAVVLASLDETNLNENSFELYGCDFMLDEQYNPILIEINSTPDLSPSTDVTARICPMVMQDCVKVIVDLPLNSRASTGLFEMVYEVNYKFKQQFNNTEGLNVSGKSVELTKRPCIPTKPKLSKKPKMENKTQSKTVTEIKFFT, encoded by the exons ATGCTAAACTCTTCAATGAAGCTGTCTTCATCATTTGACACTAGTGGTAGATTGGTTCATAATCAAAATTCTGTAATAACACCAATGGTGACAGTTAAACATCAAGATTCAATGATCATACCACCTAAAACTCTTTCGAGCATGTATAGAGCAAAAGTTATAGACGCTTATAGGAACCGtcgaatttttactatttttgggaattataATACGATAAGGCGATCACTGCTTAAAAGAGGATGGTTGGAGAAATTGGCCCCAGGACGCCATAACAAGTTGCAAGGTCTATCAGAAGAAGTGCTTCTACAGCATGCCAGGAGAGGAAACGACTATGAAGCAGTGGCCATTAGCAAAATAATAAACCATCTCCCTGCATTTTTTGTATGGCAGCCAAAGGCTCAGCGCGACTTATACATGGATGTTCATCCATATCGGAATCGCATACGGAGGACTCACGCCATGGATTTTTCTACAAAAGTCGGTCTTATAGGATGTGCTGAACAACAGCACTGGTTCCATCAAGATGGTGTTGCAGGAATGTTATATCCTCGCTTTTTTCGCTTGGGAGCCAATCAAGAAGAACAGATGGCCTTTACAGATGAATTCCGCATTACTCAATGTGCTAGCTTATTACGATACCTATTAAGGCACCTTGAGAATCATAAAGACATAATCGATTATGAAAAGGGTACTATTTGCCCAACAATTGTGCATTTTGCTTTGGCTCGAGTTAAAAGACAATTAGACGATTGGGATAATATTGGATTGTTAGATATAGAACAATCTCAAGTCCCCGAAGAAGAGTGGAACAGTTTTTTGGACGATTCTAGTAAAGTTATTAATggtaaacagaaaataaaatgtacatatCGAGAGTTGACGGAATTTATTAAGACATCAACAAATCTATTAACAAGAATGGAAGAAAAACATCCGGACCGTAAATGGGatggatataaaaatttatggatTCTAAAACCTGGGTATCAGAGTCGAGGTTTGGGTATTGTAATACGTAATAGTTTAAATGAAATACTAAGTTGGTGCACCAACCATACTAATCGTCGTTACATAGTACAGAAATATATAG AACAACCACTTTTGATATATCGTACCAAGTTTGATATTCGCCAATATATGTTGGTATTCATAAGAGAATCAACAGTGCAAATTTGGTTATATACAGATTGTTATTTGCGCTTTAGTTCCCAGGAGTACAGCATTGATGATTTGCGGGAGTGTATACATTTGACCAATAATTCAGtacagaaaaaatataagaataaaaGCAACCGTGATCCCAAATTACCTAAGCAAAATATGTGGTCATTGGAGCAATTTAAAGCCTATTTAAAAACCCAAAATGTGCCAGAAGACACTTGGAACAAACGTGTTTATTCTGGTTTTCGCGAAAATCTAATTGCTGTTGTGTTGGCTAGTTTGGATGAgacaaatttaaatgaaaattctttTGAACTGTATGGTTGTGATTTTATGCTAGATGAACAATATAATCCAATTCTGATTGAGATCAATTCCACTCCCGATTTATCTCCGTCAACAGATGTGACTGCCCGAATTTGTCCAATGGTTATGCAGGATTGTGTAAAAGTCATAGTTGACTTGCCACTCAATAGTCGAGCATCAACGGGACTTTTTGAAATGGTCTATGAggttaattacaaatttaaacaacaattcaATAACACGGAGGGCTTAAATGTTAGCGGCAAATCAGTTGAGTTGACAAAACGCCCGTGTATACCAACGAAaccaaaattaagcaaaaaacctaaaatggAAAACAAAACTCAAAGCAAAACGGTAACTGAAATAAAG tttttcacttaa
- the LOC111674548 gene encoding tubulin glycylase 3B isoform X4: MLNSSMKLSSSFDTSGRLVHNQNSVITPMVTVKHQDSMIIPPKTLSSMYRAKVIDAYRNRRIFTIFGNYNTIRRSLLKRGWLEKLAPGRHNKLQGLSEEVLLQHARRGNDYEAVAISKIINHLPAFFVWQPKAQRDLYMDVHPYRNRIRRTHAMDFSTKVGLIGCAEQQHWFHQDGVAGMLYPRFFRLGANQEEQMAFTDEFRITQCASLLRYLLRHLENHKDIIDYEKGTICPTIVHFALARVKRQLDDWDNIGLLDIEQSQVPEEEWNSFLDDSSKVINGKQKIKCTYRELTEFIKTSTNLLTRMEEKHPDRKWDGYKNLWILKPGYQSRGLGIVIRNSLNEILSWCTNHTNRRYIVQKYIEQPLLIYRTKFDIRQYMLVFIRESTVQIWLYTDCYLRFSSQEYSIDDLRECIHLTNNSVQKKYKNKSNRDPKLPKQNMWSLEQFKAYLKTQNVPEDTWNKRVYSGFRENLIAVVLASLDETNLNENSFELYGCDFMLDEQYNPILIEINSTPDLSPSTDVTARICPMVMQDCVKVIVDLPLNSRASTGLFEMVYEVNYKFKQQFNNTEGLNVSGKSVELTKRPCIPTKPKLSKKPKMENKTQSKTVTEIKFFLFFVIA, translated from the exons ATGCTAAACTCTTCAATGAAGCTGTCTTCATCATTTGACACTAGTGGTAGATTGGTTCATAATCAAAATTCTGTAATAACACCAATGGTGACAGTTAAACATCAAGATTCAATGATCATACCACCTAAAACTCTTTCGAGCATGTATAGAGCAAAAGTTATAGACGCTTATAGGAACCGtcgaatttttactatttttgggaattataATACGATAAGGCGATCACTGCTTAAAAGAGGATGGTTGGAGAAATTGGCCCCAGGACGCCATAACAAGTTGCAAGGTCTATCAGAAGAAGTGCTTCTACAGCATGCCAGGAGAGGAAACGACTATGAAGCAGTGGCCATTAGCAAAATAATAAACCATCTCCCTGCATTTTTTGTATGGCAGCCAAAGGCTCAGCGCGACTTATACATGGATGTTCATCCATATCGGAATCGCATACGGAGGACTCACGCCATGGATTTTTCTACAAAAGTCGGTCTTATAGGATGTGCTGAACAACAGCACTGGTTCCATCAAGATGGTGTTGCAGGAATGTTATATCCTCGCTTTTTTCGCTTGGGAGCCAATCAAGAAGAACAGATGGCCTTTACAGATGAATTCCGCATTACTCAATGTGCTAGCTTATTACGATACCTATTAAGGCACCTTGAGAATCATAAAGACATAATCGATTATGAAAAGGGTACTATTTGCCCAACAATTGTGCATTTTGCTTTGGCTCGAGTTAAAAGACAATTAGACGATTGGGATAATATTGGATTGTTAGATATAGAACAATCTCAAGTCCCCGAAGAAGAGTGGAACAGTTTTTTGGACGATTCTAGTAAAGTTATTAATggtaaacagaaaataaaatgtacatatCGAGAGTTGACGGAATTTATTAAGACATCAACAAATCTATTAACAAGAATGGAAGAAAAACATCCGGACCGTAAATGGGatggatataaaaatttatggatTCTAAAACCTGGGTATCAGAGTCGAGGTTTGGGTATTGTAATACGTAATAGTTTAAATGAAATACTAAGTTGGTGCACCAACCATACTAATCGTCGTTACATAGTACAGAAATATATAG AACAACCACTTTTGATATATCGTACCAAGTTTGATATTCGCCAATATATGTTGGTATTCATAAGAGAATCAACAGTGCAAATTTGGTTATATACAGATTGTTATTTGCGCTTTAGTTCCCAGGAGTACAGCATTGATGATTTGCGGGAGTGTATACATTTGACCAATAATTCAGtacagaaaaaatataagaataaaaGCAACCGTGATCCCAAATTACCTAAGCAAAATATGTGGTCATTGGAGCAATTTAAAGCCTATTTAAAAACCCAAAATGTGCCAGAAGACACTTGGAACAAACGTGTTTATTCTGGTTTTCGCGAAAATCTAATTGCTGTTGTGTTGGCTAGTTTGGATGAgacaaatttaaatgaaaattctttTGAACTGTATGGTTGTGATTTTATGCTAGATGAACAATATAATCCAATTCTGATTGAGATCAATTCCACTCCCGATTTATCTCCGTCAACAGATGTGACTGCCCGAATTTGTCCAATGGTTATGCAGGATTGTGTAAAAGTCATAGTTGACTTGCCACTCAATAGTCGAGCATCAACGGGACTTTTTGAAATGGTCTATGAggttaattacaaatttaaacaacaattcaATAACACGGAGGGCTTAAATGTTAGCGGCAAATCAGTTGAGTTGACAAAACGCCCGTGTATACCAACGAAaccaaaattaagcaaaaaacctaaaatggAAAACAAAACTCAAAGCAAAACGGTAACTGAAATAAAG tttttcctcttttttgttattgcataa
- the LOC111674552 gene encoding tubulin glycylase 3A: protein MESNTKYLLNFIELVISKTFASSLQVTCSITVSGNFKGYKKQVKQTSTKYFNMLKKLKKINETPIELAKITTETTITNIVEAVPQTENNKSELTSIHDQIAATTTKTNLKNEHTTEKGSNENPENAKIDKLKILKNLKNSTDNIVEKCSKVAKRKPFIVTQKSSEILVTDALKKLTKKSVVSTKEKPVQFVSNPNEVNTCSLASQGSVIIDKQLSVMGPFKKVKCVYTILNNEQINTLRKHAQEAVKQNKIFTIRGNYNSVRHALKSRGWVEKLEMHRKSGSLPTNQINICDLSQVLPKRRMGETQRQFIAKVERNIMSRYIENVLCDLLWTPHKEKADYVEQSKNSNMLINKFNRAPFTNKENLNAFLRDISAFYEEGVADIKFPRCFNVWSPEELGEFIDHFKLTACIAFIRWLVDKYHEGGFDIVFSATGKIPYSSIDFAYKRCLEFMDNCQHNDIDVEDPARIWEHDWDAFLHQHYQMTHEGFKIMADPQKLVESVITRGVQLLDNIKYYWPQYSIDGYENLWIVKPANKCRGRGIHLSNNLKKIVNIVNPSIATKSRFVVQKYMERPLIIHQTKFDIRQWFLISSIHPLMIWMYKECYLRFSSQEYTLTNHHESVHLTNHAIQKKYTNNGKRDKRLPNENMWDSYSFQAYLRQIGKQEYWLERIYPGMRKAIVAAVLVSQEHMERTPNTFELFGADFMICENFYPWLIEINSNPDLAASTSVTARMCPQCLEDVIKVMIDRRNDPKADVGNFELIYRQNIPPTPAYMGLNLIIKGKQISNRSNAHHSYQTFQRRERSLQTSQLYKQRTSLTVANVSQVHKPMPAFNATDYIEKCMVEVALNSPRTKSVSSLMSMNESKPLLTTQLIASDKRRKSFTNLVGRCKARKISSPNSSLRSSMYSTLKRHRSCGPRFSTNCVVDCKDAQKSKFFVASYNQQKALHSSRNVRSIKKPNLLDTPVLTISKSADNIRELCSPLKKALPSSKSLSPMIPAKKNLTNTKSHLSLGSKPQPNDKIENSATTIHAIGKSISNWNNNINSKRQISPMTKV, encoded by the exons atgGAAAGTAACACGAAATATTTActgaattttattgaattagttATCAGTAAAACGTTTGCCAGTTCGTTACAAGTTACGTGTTCTATAACGGTTAGCGGAAATTTTAAAGGATACAAAAAGCAAGTAAAACAAACttcaactaaatattttaatatgttaaagaaattaaagaaaatcaatgAAACGCCTATAGAATtagcaaaaataacaacagaaaCAACCATTACAAATATTGTTGAGGCAGTCCCTCAAActgaaaacaataaaagtgaATTGACATCAATACATGATCAAATagcggcaacaacaacaaaaactaatttaaaaaatgagCACACAACTGAAAAGGGTTCTAATGAAAATCCAGAAAATGCTAAAAtagataaattgaaaattttaaaaaatcttaaaaactctACCGATAATATAGTGGAAAAATGCTCTAAAGTGGCAAAACGTAAACCTTTTATAGTGACTCAAAAAAGTTCTGAAATTTTAGTAACTGATGCTCTGAAAAAGTTGACGAAAAAATCTGTAGTTAGCACTAAAGAAAAACCAGTACAATTTGTCTCCAATCCCAATGAAGTCAATACTTGTTCTCTCGCCTCCCAAGGCAGTGTTATTATCGATAAACAGCTATCGGTAATGGGGCCCTTTAAAAAGGTCAAATGTGTCtatactattttaaataatgaacaaataaaTACCTTGCGTAAACATGCCCAAGAGGcggtaaaacaaaataaaatttttaccatACGTGGCAACTACAATTCTGTACGTCATGCTTTAAAATCTCGCGGTTGGGTTGAAAAACTAGAAATGCATCGCAAGTCAGGCTCATTGCCTACTAATCAGATCAATATCTGTGATTTATCACAAGTCTTGCCCAAACGTCGAATGGGCGAAACACAAAGACAATTTATAGCCAAGGTTGAGAGAAATATAATGTCtcgttatatagaaaatgtattgtGTGATTTGCTCTGGACTCCGCATAAGGAAAAGGCTGATTATGTGGAGCAATCTAAGAATAGCAATATGCTAATTAATAAATTCAATAGAGCTCCTTTTACCAACAAGGAAAATTTAAATGCTTTCCTGCGTGATATTTCCGCCTTTTATGAGGAAGGTGTGGCTGATATAAAATTCCCACGCTGTTTTAATGTATGGTCTCCCGAAGAACTAGGCGAGTTTATAGATCATTTTAAACTAACTGCCTGTATAGCCTTTATACGCTGGTTGGTAGACAAATATCATGAGGGAGGTTTTGATATTGTGTTTTCTGCAACTGGCAAAATTCCTTACAGTTCTATTGATTTTGCATATAAACGTTGTCTAGAGTTTATGGATAATTGTCAGCACAACGATATTGATGTAGAGGATCCAGCACGCATTTGGGAACATGACTGGGATGCTTTTCTCCATCAGCATTATCAAATGACACATGAGGGTTTTAAAATTATGGCAGATCCTCAAAAATTAGTGGAAAGTGTTATAACAAGAGGTGTTCAGCTGCTGGATAATATAAAATACTACTGGCCTCAATATTCCATAGATGGCTATGAAAATCTTTGGATTGTAAAGCCAGCTAATAAATGTCGGGGACGTGGTATACATTTGAGTAATAATCTGAAGAAAATTGTGAATATTGTTAATCCCTCTATAGCGACGAAAAGTCGTTTTGTAGTGCAAAAATATATGG aaCGTCCTTTAATAATCCatcaaacaaaatttgatatacGCCAATGGTTTTTAATCTCCAGCATACATCCTCTCATGATCTGGATGTATAAAGAGTGTTATTTACGTTTTAGCTCACAGGAATACACCTTAACGAATCATCACGAGTCGGTGCATTTAACAAATCATGCCATACAAAAGAAATATACTAATAATGGAAAACGAGACAAACGTTTGCCAAATGAAAATATGTGGGACTCGTACTCTTTTCAGGCGTATTTGCGACAAATTGGTAAACAAGAATATTGGTTAGAGCGCATCTATCCTGGTATGCGAAAAGCTATAGTGGCTGCAGTTTTAGTTTCTCAAGAACACATGGAAAGGACGCCCAATACATTTGAATTATTTGGAGCCGATTTTATGATATGTGAAAATTTCTATCCTTGGCTAATAGAAATAAATTCCAATCCCGATTTAGCTGCCTCGACAAGTGTTACGGCTAGGATGTGCCCTCAATGTCTGGAGGATGTAATAAAAG TAATGATAGATCGTCGTAACGATCCCAAGGCCGATGTAGGAAATTTTGAATTGATTTATCGCCAAAATATCCCACCTACCCCAGCCTATATGGGTCTTAACCTAATAATCAAAGGCAAACAAATTTCGAATCGTTCAAATGCACATCATTCCTATCAAACATTTCAACGCAGAGAAAGATCCCTACAAACAAGCCAGTTATACAAACAACGGACTTCTTTAACTGTGGCAAATGTTTCGCAAGTACATAAACCTATGCCCGCCTTTAATGCCACcgattatatagaaaaatgtatgGTAGAAGTGGCTTTAAATAGTCCTCGAACTAAAAGCGTTTCTTCATTAATGAGTATGAATGAAAGCAAGCCACTGTTGACGACGCAACTGATAGCCTCAGATAAACGCAGAAAATCATTTACCAACCTCGTCGGTCGTTGCAAAGCGCGCAAGATATCTAGTCCCAACTCTTCTCTCCGTTCATCTATGTACTCGACACTAAAACGTCATCGTAGCTGTGGACCTAGATTTTCGACTAATTGTGTTGTCGATTGTAAAGACGctcaaaaatctaaattttttgtgGCCTCGTATAATCAGCAAAAAGCTTTACACTCATCTCGTAACGTAAGAAGTATTAAGAAACCAAATCTTTTAGATACCCCAGTGTTAACTATAAGTAAATCTGCGGATAATATAAGAGAATTATGTAGTCCCCTTAAAAAAGCTTTGCCTAGCTCTAAAAGCCTTAGTCCTATGATACCAGCCAAGAAAAATTTGACCAATACAAAATCGCATTTAAGTTTAGGATCAAAGCCACAACCGAATGACAAAATCGAAAACAGTGCCACCACTATACATGCTATTGGAAAAAGTATATCCAACtggaataataatattaatagtaAAAGACAAATCAGCCCGATGACGAAAGTTTAG
- the LOC111674548 gene encoding tubulin glycylase 3B isoform X2 encodes MLNSSMKLSSSFDTSGRLVHNQNSVITPMVTVKHQDSMIIPPKTLSSMYRAKVIDAYRNRRIFTIFGNYNTIRRSLLKRGWLEKLAPGRHNKLQGLSEEVLLQHARRGNDYEAVAISKIINHLPAFFVWQPKAQRDLYMDVHPYRNRIRRTHAMDFSTKVGLIGCAEQQHWFHQDGVAGMLYPRFFRLGANQEEQMAFTDEFRITQCASLLRYLLRHLENHKDIIDYEKGTICPTIVHFALARVKRQLDDWDNIGLLDIEQSQVPEEEWNSFLDDSSKVINGKQKIKCTYRELTEFIKTSTNLLTRMEEKHPDRKWDGYKNLWILKPGYQSRGLGIVIRNSLNEILSWCTNHTNRRYIVQKYIEQPLLIYRTKFDIRQYMLVFIRESTVQIWLYTDCYLRFSSQEYSIDDLRECIHLTNNSVQKKYKNKSNRDPKLPKQNMWSLEQFKAYLKTQNVPEDTWNKRVYSGFRENLIAVVLASLDETNLNENSFELYGCDFMLDEQYNPILIEINSTPDLSPSTDVTARICPMVMQDCVKVIVDLPLNSRASTGLFEMVYEVNYKFKQQFNNTEGLNVSGKSVELTKRPCIPTKPKLSKKPKMENKTQSKTVTEIKREKIIEKHRY; translated from the exons ATGCTAAACTCTTCAATGAAGCTGTCTTCATCATTTGACACTAGTGGTAGATTGGTTCATAATCAAAATTCTGTAATAACACCAATGGTGACAGTTAAACATCAAGATTCAATGATCATACCACCTAAAACTCTTTCGAGCATGTATAGAGCAAAAGTTATAGACGCTTATAGGAACCGtcgaatttttactatttttgggaattataATACGATAAGGCGATCACTGCTTAAAAGAGGATGGTTGGAGAAATTGGCCCCAGGACGCCATAACAAGTTGCAAGGTCTATCAGAAGAAGTGCTTCTACAGCATGCCAGGAGAGGAAACGACTATGAAGCAGTGGCCATTAGCAAAATAATAAACCATCTCCCTGCATTTTTTGTATGGCAGCCAAAGGCTCAGCGCGACTTATACATGGATGTTCATCCATATCGGAATCGCATACGGAGGACTCACGCCATGGATTTTTCTACAAAAGTCGGTCTTATAGGATGTGCTGAACAACAGCACTGGTTCCATCAAGATGGTGTTGCAGGAATGTTATATCCTCGCTTTTTTCGCTTGGGAGCCAATCAAGAAGAACAGATGGCCTTTACAGATGAATTCCGCATTACTCAATGTGCTAGCTTATTACGATACCTATTAAGGCACCTTGAGAATCATAAAGACATAATCGATTATGAAAAGGGTACTATTTGCCCAACAATTGTGCATTTTGCTTTGGCTCGAGTTAAAAGACAATTAGACGATTGGGATAATATTGGATTGTTAGATATAGAACAATCTCAAGTCCCCGAAGAAGAGTGGAACAGTTTTTTGGACGATTCTAGTAAAGTTATTAATggtaaacagaaaataaaatgtacatatCGAGAGTTGACGGAATTTATTAAGACATCAACAAATCTATTAACAAGAATGGAAGAAAAACATCCGGACCGTAAATGGGatggatataaaaatttatggatTCTAAAACCTGGGTATCAGAGTCGAGGTTTGGGTATTGTAATACGTAATAGTTTAAATGAAATACTAAGTTGGTGCACCAACCATACTAATCGTCGTTACATAGTACAGAAATATATAG AACAACCACTTTTGATATATCGTACCAAGTTTGATATTCGCCAATATATGTTGGTATTCATAAGAGAATCAACAGTGCAAATTTGGTTATATACAGATTGTTATTTGCGCTTTAGTTCCCAGGAGTACAGCATTGATGATTTGCGGGAGTGTATACATTTGACCAATAATTCAGtacagaaaaaatataagaataaaaGCAACCGTGATCCCAAATTACCTAAGCAAAATATGTGGTCATTGGAGCAATTTAAAGCCTATTTAAAAACCCAAAATGTGCCAGAAGACACTTGGAACAAACGTGTTTATTCTGGTTTTCGCGAAAATCTAATTGCTGTTGTGTTGGCTAGTTTGGATGAgacaaatttaaatgaaaattctttTGAACTGTATGGTTGTGATTTTATGCTAGATGAACAATATAATCCAATTCTGATTGAGATCAATTCCACTCCCGATTTATCTCCGTCAACAGATGTGACTGCCCGAATTTGTCCAATGGTTATGCAGGATTGTGTAAAAGTCATAGTTGACTTGCCACTCAATAGTCGAGCATCAACGGGACTTTTTGAAATGGTCTATGAggttaattacaaatttaaacaacaattcaATAACACGGAGGGCTTAAATGTTAGCGGCAAATCAGTTGAGTTGACAAAACGCCCGTGTATACCAACGAAaccaaaattaagcaaaaaacctaaaatggAAAACAAAACTCAAAGCAAAACGGTAACTGAAATAAAG agagaaaaaataatagaaaaacacCGGTACTAG